The following coding sequences lie in one Hyalangium minutum genomic window:
- a CDS encoding phosphatase domain-containing protein — MPSPARFLASALLLVSSSALAGPAVLLFPSLGRPSGVVVQGRVLKEAPSRGSSVLSRNLRRLTAPNWEGAKVEVSFQGITATVTSGHDGNFEVNLQPREGSSFPTGIALAEAKVTGASAQVRVEVVPDTTPFLVISDFDDTLAVTQVIKPAKLMESAFLKDSDTQAVVPGMSAFYGCLKTPGVPAFALVSGSPVQFVPRIHSFLTRNAFPSFGMYLRDLGPDTLSNYKQPAIRKLLSQFSQPVVLVGDSGEKDPEVYEQIREEFPGRVKAIYIRDAGHSEDSERFTDMVLFKDAREAAAHAVKSGLADAACVAAAFPAAAPTAGQTVP, encoded by the coding sequence TTGCCTTCGCCTGCCCGCTTCCTCGCCTCTGCCCTCCTGCTCGTCTCCTCTTCCGCGCTGGCCGGTCCCGCCGTCCTGCTCTTCCCATCTTTGGGACGGCCCTCGGGGGTGGTCGTCCAGGGCCGCGTGCTGAAGGAGGCCCCCAGCCGTGGCAGCTCCGTGCTGTCGCGCAACCTGCGCCGGCTCACGGCGCCCAACTGGGAAGGTGCCAAGGTGGAGGTGTCCTTCCAGGGCATCACCGCCACGGTGACGAGCGGGCACGATGGGAACTTCGAGGTGAACCTCCAGCCGCGCGAGGGCTCCAGTTTCCCCACAGGGATTGCCTTGGCCGAGGCGAAGGTGACCGGCGCCAGCGCCCAGGTGCGCGTGGAGGTCGTTCCGGATACCACACCGTTCCTGGTCATCTCGGACTTCGATGACACGCTGGCCGTCACGCAGGTCATCAAGCCGGCCAAGCTGATGGAGTCGGCGTTCCTGAAGGACTCGGACACGCAGGCGGTGGTGCCCGGCATGTCGGCCTTCTATGGGTGCCTGAAGACGCCGGGGGTGCCCGCGTTCGCGCTGGTGAGCGGCTCTCCGGTTCAGTTCGTGCCGCGCATCCACAGCTTCCTGACTCGCAACGCGTTCCCGTCGTTCGGGATGTACCTGAGGGACCTGGGCCCGGACACGCTGTCCAACTACAAGCAGCCCGCCATCCGCAAGCTGCTGAGCCAGTTCTCGCAGCCAGTGGTGCTGGTGGGGGACTCGGGGGAGAAGGATCCCGAGGTGTACGAGCAGATCCGCGAGGAGTTCCCCGGGCGGGTGAAGGCCATCTACATCCGGGACGCGGGCCACAGCGAGGACTCGGAGCGCTTCACGGACATGGTCCTGTTCAAGGACGCGCGCGAGGCGGCCGCACACGCGGTGAAGAGCGGGCTGGCCGATGCGGCGTGTGTCGCGGCGGCGTTCCCTGCGGCGGCGCCCACGGCGGGACAGACGGTTCCATGA
- a CDS encoding protein kinase domain-containing protein, with translation MLLPAGGQEFGKYLLLDRIAVGGMSEIYRARMTAAAGVTKQVVIKKILPSFADNPAFVSMFVNEARIAAGLSHGNISHVVDFGEVDGEYYLALEWVHGQPLSKVLRRAKDKDLAVLPVPLALRVATEMLRGLEYAHNQLDESGRPLNIIHRDVSPQNVVLGYEGQVKLVDFGIARARLASSADAEASAGQGKYLYFSPEQAMGRELDARADIFAAGVVLYQMLCGRLPWEGERMEVLQIITQGNFPPPRSLNPDVAPELERILLTAMAVERERRYPSAQAFGEALETYLHTCVPDFPASALAHFMGYLFESELVAEGRPVRLPPDFLAQLQQWSRELPDELPRLRTPSRSSLPVPTLPPPPEPPEPPRRRWSIAPWVLFGAPVAAALLAVAFFLTREDGKTFSVELTSTPQGASVWVDGLLLMEHTPTLIPLSADREHLIEVHAIGMESWSQRVRADEGATLAVRANLRPASPRLARQSMTGASVLPPGAQVPNEGTFPLPSFELRPSQHAFLVPPSSAARLRLDPSRTYSLRAERGPKKGSAAGASADTLIYYLEGGASLPARKSFGLLGGQELQVSNAFALYLFVPESPGQAPSGSFQVAVRETASGTGATVMVDTHQHAVTPRPGESYTLRGLDPATTYEVRLRDTARPARTRGIQGEAVGKVLVLQDGGCGAEVGGPWTSGRAHVVERGHPTRFTGMSWLRFTFPDEDLEDNAGALSVEVVTITGPHPQGC, from the coding sequence GTGCTGCTGCCCGCCGGGGGACAGGAGTTCGGTAAATACCTGCTGCTCGACCGCATCGCGGTGGGCGGGATGTCGGAGATCTATCGCGCGCGCATGACGGCGGCCGCCGGCGTCACCAAGCAGGTGGTCATCAAGAAGATCCTCCCCTCGTTCGCCGACAACCCCGCCTTCGTCTCCATGTTCGTCAACGAGGCGCGCATCGCCGCGGGGCTGAGCCACGGCAACATCTCCCACGTCGTCGACTTCGGCGAGGTGGACGGCGAGTACTACCTGGCCCTGGAGTGGGTGCATGGCCAGCCCTTGTCCAAGGTGCTGCGCCGGGCCAAGGACAAGGACCTGGCGGTGCTGCCCGTGCCGCTGGCGCTGCGGGTGGCCACCGAGATGCTCCGGGGCCTGGAGTACGCGCACAACCAGCTGGACGAGAGCGGACGGCCGCTCAACATCATCCACCGGGACGTCAGCCCGCAGAACGTGGTGCTCGGGTACGAGGGCCAGGTGAAGCTGGTGGACTTCGGCATCGCCCGGGCGCGGCTGGCCAGCAGCGCCGATGCGGAGGCCAGCGCGGGCCAGGGCAAGTACCTGTACTTCTCCCCCGAGCAGGCGATGGGCCGCGAGCTGGACGCGCGCGCGGACATCTTCGCCGCGGGCGTGGTGCTCTATCAGATGCTCTGCGGCCGGCTGCCCTGGGAGGGGGAGCGGATGGAGGTGCTGCAGATCATCACCCAGGGGAACTTCCCTCCTCCGCGCTCCCTCAACCCGGACGTGGCCCCGGAGCTGGAGCGCATCCTGCTCACCGCGATGGCGGTGGAGCGCGAGCGCCGCTACCCCTCGGCGCAGGCGTTTGGCGAGGCGCTGGAGACGTACCTGCACACCTGCGTGCCGGACTTCCCCGCGAGCGCCCTGGCCCACTTCATGGGCTATCTCTTCGAGTCGGAGCTCGTGGCGGAGGGGCGCCCCGTGCGGCTGCCTCCGGACTTCCTGGCCCAGCTCCAGCAGTGGAGCCGAGAACTGCCGGATGAGCTTCCTCGCCTCCGCACCCCCTCCCGCTCCTCGCTGCCCGTCCCCACCCTGCCCCCTCCTCCGGAGCCCCCCGAGCCTCCGCGCAGACGGTGGTCGATTGCACCGTGGGTGCTGTTCGGCGCGCCCGTGGCCGCCGCGCTCCTCGCTGTCGCGTTCTTCCTGACGCGAGAGGACGGCAAGACGTTCTCGGTGGAGCTCACCTCCACGCCCCAGGGGGCCTCCGTCTGGGTGGACGGGCTGCTCCTCATGGAGCACACGCCCACGCTCATTCCCCTCTCGGCGGATCGCGAACACCTCATTGAAGTGCACGCCATCGGCATGGAGTCCTGGAGCCAGCGCGTCCGGGCCGACGAGGGCGCCACCCTGGCCGTGCGCGCCAACCTGCGCCCCGCGAGTCCCCGGCTCGCCCGGCAGTCGATGACAGGCGCCTCGGTACTGCCTCCCGGCGCGCAGGTGCCCAATGAGGGGACCTTCCCCCTGCCGAGCTTCGAGCTGCGGCCCTCGCAGCATGCCTTCCTCGTGCCCCCGTCCTCGGCGGCGCGGCTGCGGCTGGATCCGTCTCGCACCTACTCCCTGCGCGCCGAGCGCGGCCCCAAGAAGGGCTCGGCCGCGGGGGCCTCGGCGGACACCCTCATCTATTACCTGGAAGGCGGCGCTTCGCTCCCCGCGCGGAAGTCCTTCGGGCTGCTGGGGGGACAGGAGCTCCAGGTGAGCAACGCCTTCGCGCTCTACCTCTTCGTGCCGGAGAGCCCCGGACAGGCGCCCTCCGGCAGCTTCCAGGTCGCCGTGCGAGAGACGGCCAGCGGCACCGGCGCCACGGTGATGGTGGACACGCACCAGCACGCGGTGACACCCCGCCCTGGGGAGAGCTACACGCTGCGCGGGCTCGATCCCGCCACCACCTATGAGGTGCGCCTGCGCGACACCGCCCGGCCAGCCCGGACGCGCGGCATCCAGGGAGAGGCCGTGGGCAAGGTGCTCGTGCTCCAGGACGGCGGCTGCGGCGCGGAGGTGGGCGGCCCCTGGACGTCGGGCCGGGCCCATGTGGTGGAGAGGGGCCACCCCACCCGCTTCACCGGGATGAGCTGGCTGCGCTTCACCTTCCCGGACGAGGACCTGGAGGACAACGCCGGAGCGCTCTCCGTCGAGGTTGTCACCATCACCGGCCCTCACCCCCAGGGGTGCTGA
- a CDS encoding CarD family transcriptional regulator has product MPEGLQLAVGDRVVYPNQGVCLVTAIDVKEVAGQKLTFVTMRREEDGAVVMVPQAKVTAIGVRKVATAEDVEQIYSFLRSDSDKADLDWKQRARTNLDRMTQGGILGLAEVVKGLQVLSELRPLPTKERELYDNARHLLVSEVAAALNIPEVNAEDSIDIVLFPPGRERPKRTAEEFKPRGVGDEDDLGLDGALLGLDGDLEDLPPDEEEAPPEEESSEEAGDEEAGDEEETPKAAKKAAKAAPAEGAEEEAPKRKRGRPPKPKPEGEAAAPAAPKKRGRPPKPKPEGEAAAPAAPKKRGRPPKKKPEEGTE; this is encoded by the coding sequence ATGCCAGAAGGACTTCAGCTCGCGGTCGGCGATCGGGTGGTCTACCCCAACCAAGGGGTGTGCCTCGTCACGGCCATCGATGTGAAAGAAGTGGCTGGCCAGAAGCTGACCTTCGTCACGATGCGCCGGGAAGAAGACGGTGCGGTGGTGATGGTGCCTCAGGCCAAGGTCACCGCCATCGGCGTGCGCAAGGTCGCCACCGCCGAGGACGTAGAGCAGATCTACTCCTTCCTCCGTTCGGACAGCGACAAGGCGGACCTGGACTGGAAGCAGCGGGCCCGGACCAACCTGGACCGGATGACCCAGGGCGGCATTCTGGGGCTGGCCGAGGTGGTGAAGGGCCTGCAGGTGCTCAGCGAGCTGCGGCCGCTGCCCACCAAGGAGCGCGAGCTGTACGACAACGCGCGCCACCTGCTGGTGTCCGAGGTCGCCGCCGCGCTGAACATCCCCGAGGTCAACGCGGAGGACTCGATCGACATCGTCCTGTTCCCGCCGGGCCGCGAGCGGCCCAAGCGCACCGCGGAGGAGTTCAAGCCGCGCGGCGTGGGGGACGAGGACGACCTGGGGCTGGATGGGGCCCTGCTGGGGCTCGACGGCGACCTGGAGGACCTGCCTCCGGACGAGGAGGAGGCCCCACCCGAGGAGGAGTCTTCCGAGGAAGCGGGCGACGAGGAGGCGGGCGACGAGGAGGAGACTCCCAAGGCGGCCAAGAAGGCGGCGAAAGCAGCGCCGGCCGAGGGTGCCGAGGAAGAGGCTCCGAAGCGCAAGCGGGGCCGTCCGCCCAAGCCGAAGCCCGAGGGTGAGGCTGCGGCACCGGCGGCTCCGAAGAAGCGCGGCCGCCCGCCCAAGCCGAAGCCCGAGGGTGAGGCCGCGGCGCCGGCGGCTCCGAAGAAGCGCGGCCGTCCGCCGAAGAAGAAGCCCGAGGAAGGGACCGAGTAG
- a CDS encoding ArnT family glycosyltransferase, with amino-acid sequence MLGRPATRQEKWIAVGLWVGAFLVLLITERAVGFVRDEGIYFVSSESYAHWFQQLFQHPSLAMKDSAIVSAWDVNHEHPVLMKELFGLSHLLFHETLGWLRPATALRLPALAMAALVPALTFLFGSALYGRAVGLFAALSFLLVPRHYFNAELAAFDMPVAAMWLLVVYAFWRAMESRRWGLLCGVAFGLALCTKHNALFLPFVLVPFALWRAWKESQDVPAARDGAWRFVGLFAAVAALYLLLFIALGPGGFERKFIPLSPHMILFVGLAVGAFWVLSELHRVHEPTARALIPVAAMAVFGPILFYLHWPYLWHHPVARVAWYLSFHAKHEHYAWFYLGNLMRAPPFPLSYVLVKTALTVPTSLFVPMAVGWLTVVGRALLSLPTRTREWVRRPSLTEALVAVNAVASIAIISHPQVPHFGGVKHWLPSMPFLGILAGAAVVGGCTALVERLRTRRPTLPFATVAVPVFALLMAPALAGLVRVFPYGTAFYSELAGGLPGAASLGMQRQFWSSHVTGVLPWINEHAKPGARVYLHEVTGYSVQHYQENGMLRRDLQLAWSPSDADIAVYQYHQEFREHEFNIWQAFGTRTPVTGLYLDETPQIVVYQRP; translated from the coding sequence ATGCTGGGGCGGCCGGCCACACGTCAGGAGAAGTGGATCGCCGTAGGGCTCTGGGTGGGGGCTTTCCTCGTCCTGCTCATCACCGAGCGCGCCGTGGGCTTCGTGCGCGACGAGGGCATCTACTTCGTCTCCTCCGAGAGCTACGCCCATTGGTTCCAGCAGTTGTTCCAGCATCCCTCGTTGGCGATGAAGGACTCGGCCATCGTCAGCGCGTGGGACGTGAACCACGAGCACCCCGTGCTGATGAAAGAGCTCTTCGGGCTCTCTCACCTGCTGTTCCACGAGACGCTCGGGTGGCTGCGCCCCGCGACGGCCCTCCGCCTCCCCGCCCTGGCCATGGCGGCCCTGGTGCCTGCGCTCACCTTCCTCTTCGGCAGCGCCCTTTACGGCCGGGCCGTGGGACTCTTCGCCGCCCTCTCCTTCCTGCTCGTTCCTCGCCACTACTTCAACGCGGAGCTGGCCGCCTTCGACATGCCCGTGGCGGCCATGTGGCTGCTCGTCGTCTACGCCTTCTGGCGCGCCATGGAGTCCCGGCGCTGGGGGCTCCTCTGCGGCGTAGCGTTCGGGCTCGCCCTCTGCACCAAGCACAACGCGCTCTTCCTGCCCTTCGTGCTCGTCCCGTTCGCCCTGTGGCGGGCATGGAAGGAGAGCCAGGACGTGCCTGCGGCGCGGGACGGAGCGTGGCGCTTCGTCGGCCTGTTCGCCGCCGTGGCCGCGCTTTACCTGCTGCTCTTCATCGCGCTGGGCCCAGGTGGCTTCGAGCGGAAGTTCATCCCCCTCAGCCCGCACATGATCCTCTTCGTGGGGCTGGCGGTGGGCGCCTTCTGGGTGCTGAGCGAGCTCCACCGCGTGCACGAACCCACGGCTCGCGCGCTCATCCCCGTGGCGGCGATGGCCGTGTTCGGGCCGATCCTCTTCTACCTGCACTGGCCCTACCTCTGGCACCACCCTGTGGCGCGCGTGGCCTGGTACCTGAGCTTCCACGCCAAGCACGAGCACTACGCCTGGTTCTACCTGGGCAACCTCATGCGCGCCCCGCCGTTCCCCCTGAGCTACGTGCTGGTGAAGACCGCGCTCACCGTGCCTACCAGCCTCTTCGTCCCCATGGCCGTGGGCTGGCTCACCGTGGTGGGGCGCGCGCTGCTCAGCCTCCCAACCCGCACACGCGAGTGGGTCCGCCGTCCCTCCCTCACGGAAGCGCTCGTGGCCGTGAACGCGGTGGCCTCCATCGCCATCATCAGCCACCCGCAGGTGCCGCACTTCGGCGGAGTGAAGCACTGGCTGCCGTCCATGCCCTTCCTGGGAATCCTCGCGGGAGCCGCAGTCGTGGGGGGCTGCACCGCGCTCGTGGAGCGGCTGCGGACCCGCCGCCCCACCCTGCCCTTCGCCACAGTCGCAGTCCCCGTGTTCGCGCTGCTCATGGCCCCAGCGCTGGCCGGGCTGGTGCGCGTGTTCCCCTATGGCACGGCTTTCTACTCGGAGCTTGCGGGAGGACTGCCCGGCGCGGCCTCCCTGGGCATGCAGCGCCAGTTCTGGTCCAGCCACGTGACGGGCGTGCTGCCGTGGATCAACGAGCACGCCAAGCCCGGCGCCCGCGTCTACCTGCACGAGGTGACGGGCTACTCCGTCCAGCACTACCAGGAGAACGGAATGCTGCGGAGAGACTTGCAGCTGGCCTGGAGCCCCTCGGACGCGGACATCGCCGTGTACCAGTACCACCAGGAGTTCCGCGAGCATGAGTTCAACATCTGGCAGGCCTTCGGTACCCGGACGCCCGTCACAGGGCTCTACCTGGACGAGACGCCGCAGATTGTCGTCTATCAGCGTCCCTGA
- a CDS encoding cytochrome P450: MHASAPLSPDVLGSAEGIVNPYPVYRAFRGPNPVRLMRLPAGATPGQTAPLYSWALLRHESVVAALRDPATFSAYSPQVLRNMPKLPMVHDDPPQHTRLRRLVNKAFSPQRVASLAEPVGRIAQDLLDASGRGPLEFMAAYAVPLPIQVIAQLLGLPPQDYPSLKLWSDAMISYVGIPPEERARKLQALNDYLRQSIAERRAHPREDLISALLEAKVEGESLSAEGILNFTMVLLIAGNETTTNLIGNMMALLADRPELWRRAREDRSLVDPIIEEVLRYESPIQRRPRVTARPVRIGEVELQAGELVDLYFGAANRDPDVFAEPEEFRPGRPENTEHVAFGFGPHFCLGAMLARLEGRISLNALLDRFPVLERGQEPAVRQNSAPLSLGYRSLPLVLG, from the coding sequence ATGCACGCCTCTGCACCGCTCTCGCCCGACGTGCTCGGCTCCGCTGAGGGGATCGTCAACCCCTACCCAGTCTACCGAGCCTTCCGCGGCCCCAACCCGGTCCGGTTGATGAGGCTCCCCGCAGGCGCCACCCCGGGCCAGACAGCGCCTCTCTACTCCTGGGCCCTGCTGCGCCACGAGAGCGTGGTGGCCGCCCTCCGCGACCCGGCGACGTTCTCCGCGTACTCGCCGCAGGTGCTGAGGAACATGCCCAAGCTCCCGATGGTGCATGATGACCCGCCGCAACACACCCGCCTGCGGCGGCTCGTGAACAAGGCCTTCAGCCCGCAGCGTGTCGCTTCGCTCGCGGAGCCGGTGGGCCGCATCGCCCAGGACCTGCTCGACGCCTCGGGCCGAGGCCCCTTGGAGTTCATGGCGGCCTATGCGGTCCCTCTGCCCATCCAAGTCATTGCCCAGCTGCTCGGCCTCCCGCCCCAGGACTACCCCTCCCTCAAGCTCTGGTCGGACGCCATGATCTCCTACGTGGGAATCCCCCCGGAGGAGCGGGCCCGCAAGCTCCAGGCGTTGAACGACTACCTGCGCCAGAGCATCGCCGAGCGCAGGGCTCATCCTCGGGAGGATCTGATCTCGGCGCTCTTGGAGGCCAAGGTCGAGGGAGAGTCGCTCTCCGCTGAGGGGATCCTGAACTTCACCATGGTGCTCCTCATCGCGGGCAACGAGACGACCACGAACCTGATCGGCAACATGATGGCCCTGCTCGCGGATCGCCCGGAGCTCTGGCGCCGCGCCCGTGAGGACCGCTCCCTGGTCGACCCCATCATCGAAGAGGTGCTGCGCTACGAGAGCCCGATCCAGCGGCGTCCCCGAGTGACAGCCCGTCCAGTGCGGATCGGCGAGGTGGAGCTGCAGGCGGGCGAGCTGGTGGACCTCTACTTTGGCGCTGCGAACCGGGATCCCGACGTCTTCGCGGAGCCGGAGGAGTTCCGGCCCGGCCGTCCGGAGAACACCGAGCACGTGGCGTTTGGGTTCGGCCCCCACTTCTGCCTGGGGGCCATGCTGGCCCGGCTCGAGGGTCGAATCTCACTGAACGCGCTGCTCGATCGCTTCCCCGTCTTGGAGCGGGGACAGGAGCCCGCGGTGCGGCAGAACTCCGCTCCGCTGAGCCTGGGGTATCGATCATTGCCGCTGGTGCTCGGCTGA
- the tesB gene encoding acyl-CoA thioesterase II, producing MNRVLEDLLALLELEPIEENLFRGRSQDLGFRQLFGGQVLGQALSAASKTVEAQRHAHSLHGYFLRPGDASLPVVYTVDRVRDGGSFTTRRVVAIQKGQPIFTMMASFQSEEPGASHQAPMPQVPGPEGLSTDIELLRRHAHRIPEKVRDKFLGDKPIEIRPVAERDPFAPQPTDPVRYVWFRANGELPKDPQVHQYLLTYASDFNLITTAMLPHGMSVLQPGLQLASLDHALWFHGHLRMNDWLLYAMESPWAGNARGLAHGRIFTREGRLVASTAQEGLMRQRPPEK from the coding sequence ATGAATCGAGTTCTGGAGGATCTGCTCGCGCTGCTCGAGCTGGAGCCCATCGAGGAGAACCTGTTCCGAGGCCGCAGCCAGGACCTCGGCTTCCGTCAGCTCTTTGGAGGCCAGGTGCTGGGGCAAGCGCTGTCGGCCGCCAGCAAGACAGTAGAGGCCCAGCGGCATGCGCACTCGCTGCACGGCTACTTCCTGCGCCCCGGGGACGCCAGCCTGCCCGTGGTCTACACCGTGGACCGCGTGCGCGACGGCGGCAGCTTCACCACCCGGCGCGTGGTGGCCATCCAGAAGGGCCAGCCCATCTTCACGATGATGGCGTCCTTCCAGAGCGAGGAGCCGGGCGCCTCGCACCAGGCGCCCATGCCCCAGGTCCCCGGCCCCGAGGGCCTGTCCACGGACATTGAGCTGCTGCGCCGCCACGCCCACCGCATCCCCGAAAAGGTGCGCGACAAGTTCCTCGGCGACAAGCCCATCGAGATCCGCCCCGTGGCGGAGCGGGATCCCTTCGCGCCTCAGCCGACGGATCCGGTCCGCTACGTGTGGTTCCGGGCCAACGGCGAGCTGCCGAAGGATCCGCAGGTCCACCAGTACCTGCTGACCTATGCCTCGGACTTCAACCTCATCACCACGGCGATGCTGCCGCACGGCATGAGCGTCCTGCAGCCCGGACTGCAGCTCGCCAGCCTGGACCATGCCCTCTGGTTCCACGGCCACCTGCGCATGAACGACTGGCTGCTGTACGCCATGGAGAGCCCCTGGGCGGGCAATGCCCGAGGGCTGGCCCACGGGCGCATCTTCACGCGCGAGGGCCGCCTGGTGGCCTCGACGGCTCAGGAAGGGCTGATGCGCCAGCGCCCCCCGGAGAAGTGA
- a CDS encoding SRPBCC family protein, with amino-acid sequence MTAAASVSEPIADRELVITREFEAPARILFEAHSKPEHIKKWFGPRGWPVTLCEMDFRKGGHFRFQMTGPDGEKGPPFGGEYLEILPNQKIVYDNGFEEPGSEKMIVTVTFDEKGGKTKLTMHTVFASVAMKKLHVGGGMEEGVNSGLDQLEELAAALVAKERS; translated from the coding sequence ATGACAGCAGCAGCCAGCGTAAGTGAGCCGATTGCCGACCGAGAGCTCGTCATCACCCGCGAGTTCGAGGCCCCCGCGCGCATCTTGTTCGAGGCGCACAGCAAGCCCGAGCACATCAAGAAGTGGTTTGGCCCGAGAGGCTGGCCCGTCACCCTGTGCGAGATGGACTTCCGCAAGGGGGGCCACTTTCGCTTCCAGATGACAGGGCCGGACGGGGAGAAGGGCCCGCCCTTTGGCGGCGAGTACCTGGAGATCCTCCCGAACCAGAAGATCGTCTACGACAACGGCTTCGAGGAGCCGGGCTCCGAGAAGATGATCGTCACCGTCACCTTCGACGAGAAGGGCGGGAAGACGAAGCTCACCATGCACACGGTGTTCGCCTCGGTGGCGATGAAGAAGCTGCACGTGGGCGGGGGCATGGAGGAGGGCGTCAACTCCGGCCTCGATCAGCTCGAGGAGCTCGCGGCCGCGCTGGTCGCGAAAGAGCGCTCGTAA
- a CDS encoding ArsR/SmtB family transcription factor: protein MVAQNVGHLDLVFSALADPTRRAILERLAQGEATVNELVAPFGLSQPTISKHLKVLERAGLVSRGRDAQFRPVRLNAAPLAGAAQWLGDYRRFWEESFDQLDEYVKDLMQKEKDHDSSSQRK, encoded by the coding sequence ATGGTCGCTCAGAACGTAGGACACCTCGATCTCGTCTTCTCCGCGCTCGCCGATCCCACACGGCGAGCGATCCTGGAGAGGCTCGCTCAGGGCGAGGCCACGGTGAACGAGCTCGTGGCGCCGTTCGGGCTCAGCCAGCCGACCATCTCGAAGCATCTCAAGGTGCTGGAGCGCGCCGGGCTCGTCTCACGAGGCCGGGATGCCCAGTTCCGTCCGGTGCGCCTCAACGCGGCGCCGCTGGCGGGAGCTGCCCAGTGGCTCGGCGACTACCGCCGCTTCTGGGAGGAGAGCTTCGACCAACTGGATGAGTACGTGAAGGACCTGATGCAAAAGGAGAAGGACCATGACAGCAGCAGCCAGCGTAAGTGA